CCGGCGTCGCGCAGCGCCTCATAGATGCGCGGCGTGTTGTAGGAGTAGAAGCCGACCATGCAGGTCAGGTCGGGGCTGGCCACCAGCGCATCCTCGACGTTCTTCTTGGCGCGCGTCTGGTCGATGTCGTCACCGCGAACGTCGACAAGCTCGATCTTGGTGCCCTTGAGCCCTTCCTTCATCCCTTCGATGCGTTCGCGGGCGTTATCGGCGCCGAGCAGACCGACGAAGCCCATGCACTTACCACCGTCCGGCATCGCCTTCTTGGCGATTTCGGCGGCCTGCTTGCCGGCGTCGACGTTCGAGGAACCGATATAGGCGACCCGGTTGGTCTTCGGCGCGTCGCTGTCGGTGGTGAACAGAGCCGTCTGCGAGCCGATCTTGTTGAGGCCGTCCGTCTGGGTCTTGGGATCGACAGCGGAGACCATGATTCCCTTGACGCCGGCGCTGACGAGATCTTCCATCAGACGCTGCTGAATGGCGACAGCCGCCTGCTCAGGATATTTCAGTTCCATCTGGTAATCCGGCATTTCGCCCTGCGCCTTCTTGACGCCCGCCTCTGCGGCCTTCCAGAAGTCGGACGCTCCGTTGACGACGAATGCAAGTGTCGGCTTGTCGGCGGCATGCGATACGGCAGCCGGCGCCGCGCTCAGCATCAAACCGGCGAGGAACAGGGCTGCATTGCGTTTCAGCTGTTTCATAATACACCTCCCGAGGGCCGCAGTCGCATGGGCCCGTTTCGACTTACGGCCGGCCGGATGCGCCCCCTCCCAGGGCCGTCGCAACGCGACGAGTGGCATTGGTTCCGATCGCTCCGTGACGGTATAGAAGAATCTTAATTAGTAAATAGTATTATCAATCCAGATCAAAACATTTCATCGTTCGTGGACCAGGATGCAATTTTGTACTGGCAATTGCCGGTAACTGTGGGCA
This sequence is a window from Rhizobium sp. CIAT894. Protein-coding genes within it:
- a CDS encoding sugar-binding protein; the protein is MKQLKRNAALFLAGLMLSAAPAAVSHAADKPTLAFVVNGASDFWKAAEAGVKKAQGEMPDYQMELKYPEQAAVAIQQRLMEDLVSAGVKGIMVSAVDPKTQTDGLNKIGSQTALFTTDSDAPKTNRVAYIGSSNVDAGKQAAEIAKKAMPDGGKCMGFVGLLGADNARERIEGMKEGLKGTKIELVDVRGDDIDQTRAKKNVEDALVASPDLTCMVGFYSYNTPRIYEALRDAGKLGQITVVGFDDDPITLGGVKEGTIAATVVQQPFEWAYQGMKLMAAYLKGDKSGVPADGLIIIPTVIIGKDDVDKYAANLKAMAGK